The proteins below come from a single Bacteroidales bacterium WCE2004 genomic window:
- a CDS encoding SusD family protein, whose protein sequence is MKKTIIRFFVAASALFALTACDNFLDTISFTERNTSNFPATEEEAMQLVTGIYATLNLDLRDYAGTCYIMQANLCSDDQFGGGGMDDAEAQAWDHLMYNDIDAQGEFWTNCYSGIGRANMAIANLDKVKDEKLRNQLLGEAYILRSWFYFELAQMFEIVPLVTSVPKNVEDAAEYPALASVEEIYGFIAASLKKACDIMPSNPYGQILTGRGHVNRWVAEGLLARVYLFYTGFYSDKENKSITALPLMDLETYEMASETVGKDYVVAKLEDCIQNSGYSLVPDYRCLWTYSNLATKPDYPFMADCEESWYMDAHNPEQMFHINAAKSSHKYNYLNYYCGLRTFDSGDYAGVFPMSRGYGFGTVNPDLWNTWDASDIRRKGCIWSVWEEAPDVNSYQFGAESQMEESGLWQKKQQSPACYLDGKWAYEFTSISAYYGQGKDLGRKKATNDFTILRFADVLLMHAELTDGKVIYNGMDGMNAVRNRAKLPQIPYSVDALRIERRHEMPFEAIRWGDMRRYGKAYCIAALESQLNQEIWNNGVKTVMKDQGAGYRARYEATYGFRPYPEIEIKLSNGVLKQRAGWDASSALFTSWK, encoded by the coding sequence ATGAAAAAGACAATTATACGATTCTTCGTCGCTGCTTCAGCCCTGTTTGCCCTGACGGCCTGCGATAACTTCCTGGATACGATCAGCTTTACCGAGCGCAATACGAGCAACTTCCCGGCCACCGAAGAGGAAGCCATGCAGCTCGTGACCGGCATCTACGCCACGCTCAACCTGGATCTGCGCGACTACGCCGGCACCTGCTACATCATGCAGGCCAACCTCTGCTCCGACGACCAGTTCGGCGGCGGCGGTATGGACGACGCCGAGGCCCAGGCCTGGGACCACCTGATGTACAACGACATCGACGCCCAGGGCGAATTCTGGACCAACTGCTACAGCGGCATCGGCCGCGCCAATATGGCGATTGCCAACCTGGACAAGGTGAAGGACGAAAAACTCCGCAACCAGCTCCTCGGCGAGGCTTACATCCTCCGCTCCTGGTTCTATTTCGAACTCGCCCAGATGTTCGAGATCGTTCCGCTCGTGACCAGCGTGCCCAAGAACGTCGAAGACGCCGCCGAGTATCCCGCCCTCGCCTCCGTCGAGGAGATCTACGGCTTCATCGCCGCCAGCCTCAAGAAGGCCTGCGACATCATGCCGTCCAACCCTTACGGCCAGATCCTGACCGGCCGCGGTCACGTCAACCGCTGGGTGGCCGAAGGCCTGCTCGCCCGCGTGTACCTCTTCTACACCGGATTCTACAGTGACAAGGAGAACAAGTCCATCACCGCCCTCCCGCTGATGGATCTCGAGACCTACGAGATGGCCTCCGAGACCGTCGGCAAGGACTACGTGGTCGCCAAGCTCGAGGACTGCATCCAGAATTCCGGCTACTCCCTGGTGCCCGACTACCGTTGCCTGTGGACCTACAGCAACCTGGCCACCAAGCCTGACTATCCCTTCATGGCCGACTGCGAGGAGTCCTGGTATATGGACGCCCACAACCCGGAGCAGATGTTCCACATCAACGCCGCCAAGTCCAGCCACAAGTACAACTACCTCAACTACTACTGCGGTCTGCGTACTTTCGACAGCGGTGACTACGCGGGCGTGTTCCCGATGAGCCGCGGCTATGGCTTCGGTACCGTCAACCCTGACCTCTGGAATACTTGGGACGCCTCCGACATCCGCCGCAAAGGTTGCATCTGGAGCGTCTGGGAAGAAGCTCCGGACGTGAATTCCTACCAGTTCGGCGCCGAGTCGCAGATGGAAGAGTCCGGCCTGTGGCAGAAGAAGCAGCAGTCTCCGGCCTGCTACCTCGACGGCAAGTGGGCTTATGAGTTCACCTCCATCTCCGCGTACTACGGACAGGGCAAGGACCTCGGCCGCAAGAAGGCCACGAACGACTTCACCATCCTCCGCTTCGCCGACGTGCTCCTGATGCACGCTGAGCTCACCGATGGCAAGGTCATCTACAACGGCATGGACGGTATGAACGCTGTCCGCAACCGTGCGAAACTCCCGCAGATCCCCTACAGCGTGGACGCCCTCCGCATCGAGCGCCGCCACGAGATGCCTTTCGAGGCCATCCGCTGGGGTGACATGCGCCGCTACGGCAAGGCCTACTGCATCGCCGCTCTCGAGAGCCAGCTGAACCAGGAAATCTGGAACAACGGCGTCAAGACCGTGATGAAGGACCAGGGCGCCGGCTACCGTGCCCGCTACGAGGCCACCTACGGCTTCCGTCCTTACCCGGAGATCGAGATCAAGCTCTCCAACGGAGTGCTCAAGCAGCGCGCGGGTTGGGATGCCTCCTCCGCCCTCTTCACCAGTTGGAAATAA